In a genomic window of Halalkalicoccus sp. CG83:
- a CDS encoding halocyanin domain-containing protein: MQSRLEVTRRTYLWLAGLVPLTAGLAGCSEGGDDGGDEELSGEDYPAVDEWLTETEVGGEAPNYDGTIVNQREQDTVQVDVGAGEDGIAFEPAAVSVSTGTTVRWEWTGEGGAHNVVAAPDDQIGESDYEFSSGDPVDEEGETYEETLDDAGIALYHCEPHLSVGMKGAVVVE; the protein is encoded by the coding sequence ATGCAGTCTCGTCTCGAGGTGACCAGACGGACGTACCTCTGGCTAGCAGGGCTAGTACCGCTGACAGCGGGGCTTGCCGGATGTAGCGAGGGCGGTGACGATGGTGGGGATGAAGAGCTTTCGGGGGAGGACTACCCCGCAGTGGACGAGTGGCTCACCGAGACGGAGGTCGGGGGCGAAGCGCCGAACTACGACGGGACGATCGTGAATCAGCGCGAGCAGGACACCGTCCAGGTTGACGTGGGAGCGGGCGAGGACGGGATAGCGTTCGAGCCTGCTGCCGTCTCCGTCTCTACGGGAACGACCGTCCGGTGGGAATGGACGGGCGAGGGTGGCGCTCACAACGTCGTGGCCGCGCCGGACGACCAGATCGGCGAATCGGATTACGAGTTCTCGTCCGGCGACCCGGTGGACGAGGAGGGCGAGACCTATGAGGAGACGCTCGACGACGCAGGAATCGCCCTCTATCACTGCGAACCACACCTCTCGGTCGGGATGAAAGGAGCCGTCGTCGTCGAGTGA
- a CDS encoding DUF7410 domain-containing protein has product MPRPITEPEFAIPDGEQPPARCPHCDRPFRSEELYVLHLGEDHPEACTPTEREAYEEAYDAESHDLFTFHAKVVVALTLLFFTFAYTYAVVWN; this is encoded by the coding sequence ATGCCACGGCCGATCACCGAGCCCGAGTTCGCAATCCCGGACGGCGAGCAGCCGCCGGCGCGCTGTCCCCACTGTGATCGTCCCTTCCGGAGCGAGGAGCTGTACGTGCTCCATCTCGGGGAGGACCACCCGGAAGCGTGTACGCCGACCGAACGGGAAGCGTACGAGGAGGCCTACGACGCCGAATCACACGACCTGTTCACCTTTCACGCGAAGGTGGTCGTCGCGCTCACGCTGCTCTTCTTCACGTTCGCGTACACCTACGCGGTAGTGTGGAACTGA
- the aroC gene encoding chorismate synthase, with the protein MNGNRFGRLFQVTTFGESHGEAMGCTVSGCPAGLELDEEDIQGDLDRRKPGQSMITTSRGEADAVSIKSGIQDGYTTGTPIGMVIQNKDAQSGKYEPFITAPRPSHGDFTYSAKFGTRNWGGGGRSSARETVNWVAAGAIAKKLLSLEGIEIKAHVNQIGDVRAEGVSFEEMVEHSEENDVRCGDPAVAEEMQELIERYQGEGDSIGGSIEFEIQGAPRGLGAPRFDSLSARLGQAMMSVPATTAFEFGLGRGAREYAGSERNEDWEFDEAGDPVPVGNDHGGIQGGISTGQPITGEVTLHAPTSIPKEQTTVDWETGEEKRVQVIGRHDPVLPPRGVPVVEAMCALTLVDFMLLGGRINPDRVDDRPGEYDTDYHPSSPENE; encoded by the coding sequence ATGAACGGCAACCGATTCGGCCGGCTCTTTCAGGTGACGACGTTCGGCGAGAGCCACGGCGAGGCAATGGGCTGTACCGTCTCAGGCTGCCCGGCGGGGCTCGAACTCGACGAGGAGGACATTCAGGGTGACCTCGACCGCAGGAAGCCGGGCCAGTCGATGATCACCACCAGCCGCGGCGAGGCCGACGCCGTCTCGATCAAGAGCGGCATCCAGGACGGCTACACCACCGGGACGCCGATCGGCATGGTGATCCAGAACAAGGACGCTCAGTCGGGCAAGTACGAGCCCTTCATCACCGCGCCGCGGCCGAGCCACGGCGACTTCACCTACTCCGCGAAGTTCGGCACGCGGAACTGGGGCGGCGGCGGGCGTTCCTCGGCCCGCGAGACGGTGAACTGGGTGGCGGCGGGCGCGATCGCGAAGAAGCTGCTCTCGCTCGAAGGGATCGAGATCAAGGCCCACGTCAACCAGATCGGCGACGTCCGCGCCGAGGGCGTGAGCTTCGAGGAGATGGTCGAGCACAGCGAGGAGAACGACGTCCGGTGTGGCGATCCCGCCGTCGCCGAGGAGATGCAGGAGCTGATCGAGCGCTACCAGGGCGAGGGCGACTCGATCGGCGGCTCGATCGAGTTCGAGATTCAGGGGGCGCCCAGGGGACTGGGCGCCCCGCGATTCGACTCCCTCTCCGCTCGGCTGGGCCAGGCGATGATGAGCGTGCCCGCGACGACGGCCTTCGAGTTCGGGCTCGGACGCGGGGCCCGCGAGTACGCCGGATCGGAGCGAAACGAGGACTGGGAGTTCGACGAGGCGGGCGATCCCGTCCCCGTAGGTAACGATCACGGCGGGATCCAGGGCGGGATTTCTACTGGTCAACCGATCACGGGCGAGGTCACGCTCCACGCGCCGACCTCGATCCCGAAGGAGCAGACCACGGTCGACTGGGAGACCGGCGAGGAGAAACGGGTGCAGGTGATCGGCCGTCACGACCCCGTTCTCCCGCCGAGGGGCGTCCCCGTCGTGGAGGCGATGTGTGCGCTCACGCTCGTCGACTTCATGCTTCTGGGCGGGCGGATCAACCCGGATCGGGTCGACGACCGCCCGGGCGAGTACGACACCGACTACCATCCCTCGAGCCCGGAGAACGAGTAG
- a CDS encoding DUF6789 family protein, with protein sequence MNEESNSVSPSTTEEPGIEEFGLPITLRVIGVAMGGGLVGMLLMLPLLGGVPILLDVFRPESIVEFAHFGMYLGFEPSVTTGLLLFFLGGITVLPLLFLVVGAFLPPEKPRYLRGAAFATIFWTGFLIAFWPGGGILTIGVFVVVSLVSHWIYGTTLGYALDATVGIPQHDV encoded by the coding sequence ATGAACGAAGAATCGAACTCAGTCAGTCCGTCCACGACCGAGGAACCGGGTATAGAAGAGTTCGGGCTCCCGATCACGCTCCGCGTTATCGGTGTAGCGATGGGCGGAGGGCTGGTAGGAATGTTGTTGATGCTCCCCCTTCTCGGGGGGGTTCCGATACTGCTCGACGTGTTCCGACCGGAGTCCATCGTGGAGTTCGCGCACTTCGGCATGTATCTCGGCTTCGAACCATCGGTGACGACCGGCCTCCTCCTGTTCTTCCTCGGCGGAATCACCGTCCTGCCGCTGCTCTTTCTCGTCGTTGGGGCGTTCCTCCCGCCCGAGAAACCTCGGTATCTCCGGGGGGCGGCCTTCGCGACCATCTTCTGGACCGGGTTCCTCATCGCGTTCTGGCCCGGCGGAGGGATCCTGACGATCGGCGTGTTCGTCGTCGTCTCGCTCGTCTCCCACTGGATCTACGGGACGACCCTCGGCTATGCGCTCGATGCGACCGTCGGCATCCCGCAGCATGACGTGTGA
- a CDS encoding cbb3-type cytochrome c oxidase subunit I, whose translation MTDDLPPTTSAKRWLVTTNHKDVGILYTLTALFFLLLGGVLALLIRTQLWTPGPALLSGGAYNEAVTTHGLLMVFWFLSPFAFGFANYVVPLQIGAKDLAFPRLNALSYWFYLFSGLLIVLSFFQGGTYDAGWTMYAPLNIPEYSPNVGGTTAVLGLMLFVASVTMGTVNFLVTIHRGKAEGMGLWNLPLFTWSILLTVWMMLFAFAALLAALLLLGSDRIIGTLYFTAETSGGSLLWAHLFWFFGHPEVYIVFFPALGVMFETFQTFCGRRIVGRKWVILAMILVALQSFLVWMHHMFLTAISLETKILFMATTIGISLPFDLMVFALIYTLVKGRIRFKTPFLFSFGALLLFILGGITGVFLGAVVLDYEFRGTYWVVAHFHYVMFGGATALFGALYYWYPKMTGRMYDEFLGKLHFATFFVGFNLLYFPLFVAWETPRRVFEYNVEFITWHQLATVGGFVVAGSFLIMFYNLYTSLWTGEPAGDNPWEFSRTAEWAIPSPPPLENWDGRVSYADGSLAFVDDLGGGSRAADGGERAADGGSATAADAASAYVVREEHHEDHASVWPFAIGLAVFVVLLGLSGFHAGELQGPQYAVLLGLGLVLSGYSLLGFGLQSFHAPEAAIGARWPFEGVHKTKLGVWFFLVSDIVVFGAVIGAYVFIRAGIGWTAWETVPPDALPGLVNTIVLLTSSFTVVLALVYAQRGSKRGLLGSLAATILLGFTFLGIKAWEWSYEFSHGIYPQTGIEASVYFVTTGLHGLHVVFGLLIALFMIARVYTADAYLDEERSVEMFGLYWHFVDVVWVFLFPLFYLM comes from the coding sequence ATGACGGACGATCTCCCACCGACGACGTCCGCGAAACGCTGGCTGGTGACGACCAATCACAAGGACGTCGGCATACTCTATACGCTGACGGCCCTGTTCTTCCTGCTTCTCGGTGGCGTGCTCGCCCTGTTGATCCGAACGCAGCTGTGGACTCCCGGCCCGGCCCTCCTCTCCGGTGGGGCCTACAACGAGGCCGTTACCACTCACGGCCTGTTGATGGTGTTCTGGTTCCTCTCGCCGTTCGCCTTCGGCTTCGCGAACTACGTCGTCCCGCTCCAGATCGGCGCGAAGGATCTGGCGTTCCCCCGGCTCAACGCGCTGTCGTACTGGTTCTATCTCTTCTCCGGGCTGCTCATCGTGCTGTCCTTCTTCCAGGGGGGGACCTACGACGCGGGCTGGACGATGTACGCCCCGCTCAACATACCCGAGTACTCGCCGAACGTCGGCGGCACGACCGCCGTGCTCGGATTGATGCTCTTCGTCGCCTCGGTGACCATGGGGACGGTGAACTTCCTCGTGACGATCCACCGGGGGAAGGCGGAAGGGATGGGGCTCTGGAACCTGCCGCTGTTCACGTGGTCGATCCTCCTCACCGTCTGGATGATGCTCTTCGCGTTCGCGGCGCTGCTCGCCGCGCTCTTGCTCCTCGGCTCGGATCGGATCATCGGGACGCTGTATTTCACGGCCGAAACGTCGGGTGGATCGCTGTTGTGGGCGCATCTGTTCTGGTTCTTCGGGCATCCCGAGGTGTACATCGTCTTCTTCCCCGCGCTCGGGGTGATGTTCGAGACCTTCCAGACGTTCTGTGGTCGGCGGATCGTCGGACGGAAGTGGGTGATTCTGGCGATGATCCTCGTTGCACTACAGAGCTTCCTCGTCTGGATGCACCACATGTTCCTCACCGCGATCAGCCTGGAGACCAAGATCCTCTTCATGGCGACGACCATCGGAATCTCCCTTCCCTTCGACCTCATGGTCTTCGCGCTCATCTACACGCTGGTCAAGGGCCGGATCCGGTTCAAGACGCCGTTCCTGTTCTCCTTCGGCGCGCTGTTGCTGTTCATCCTCGGCGGCATCACGGGCGTGTTCCTCGGAGCCGTCGTCCTCGATTACGAGTTCAGGGGGACCTACTGGGTCGTCGCGCACTTCCACTACGTGATGTTCGGCGGCGCGACGGCGCTCTTCGGCGCGCTCTACTACTGGTACCCGAAGATGACCGGCAGAATGTACGACGAGTTCCTCGGAAAGCTCCACTTCGCGACCTTCTTCGTCGGGTTCAACCTGCTCTACTTCCCGCTGTTCGTCGCCTGGGAGACCCCTCGGCGGGTCTTCGAGTACAACGTCGAGTTCATCACGTGGCACCAGCTCGCGACGGTCGGCGGGTTCGTCGTCGCGGGGTCGTTCCTCATCATGTTCTACAACCTCTATACGAGCCTCTGGACCGGCGAACCGGCCGGGGACAACCCCTGGGAGTTCTCACGGACGGCGGAGTGGGCGATCCCCTCGCCACCCCCGCTCGAGAACTGGGACGGCCGAGTGAGCTACGCCGACGGCTCGCTGGCGTTCGTCGACGATCTCGGCGGGGGCTCCCGGGCCGCGGACGGCGGCGAGCGGGCCGCCGACGGCGGCAGCGCCACGGCCGCCGATGCCGCGAGCGCGTACGTGGTACGCGAGGAACACCACGAGGACCACGCGAGCGTCTGGCCGTTCGCGATCGGTCTCGCCGTCTTCGTCGTCCTGCTCGGTCTCTCGGGCTTCCACGCCGGGGAGCTACAGGGACCGCAGTACGCCGTCCTGCTCGGTCTCGGGCTGGTGCTCTCGGGGTACTCGTTGCTCGGGTTCGGCCTCCAGTCGTTTCACGCGCCGGAGGCCGCCATCGGCGCACGCTGGCCGTTCGAGGGCGTTCACAAGACCAAACTCGGCGTCTGGTTCTTCCTCGTTTCGGACATCGTCGTCTTCGGAGCCGTCATCGGAGCGTACGTCTTCATCCGTGCGGGAATCGGATGGACGGCGTGGGAGACCGTCCCGCCGGACGCGCTGCCCGGGCTCGTGAACACCATCGTTCTGCTCACGAGCAGCTTCACCGTCGTCCTCGCGCTCGTTTACGCTCAACGCGGAAGCAAACGGGGGCTGTTGGGTTCGCTGGCGGCGACGATACTCCTGGGATTCACGTTCCTCGGAATAAAGGCGTGGGAGTGGAGCTACGAGTTCTCCCACGGGATCTATCCCCAGACCGGTATCGAGGCGTCGGTGTACTTCGTCACGACCGGTCTTCACGGTCTGCACGTCGTGTTCGGACTCCTGATCGCGTTGTTCATGATCGCCAGAGTCTACACCGCCGACGCCTATCTCGACGAGGAGCGATCGGTCGAGATGTTCGGACTCTACTGGCACTTCGTCGACGTCGTCTGGGTGTTCCTCTTCCCGCTGTTCTATCTCATGTAG
- a CDS encoding DUF7546 family protein produces the protein MSVSTRITTSTAAGIAFWLWVVVAELLLVIGYFAFTSAEPTTLRYAFYPFVWINVGCWSVLRTTPTAPDRRSRWVAAGIALVYFIALAAIAGLVGVRAPSGLDQTGGFRVVMASPGWGPALAYTASSAYLVVVPYLVIGYGSLAYLVYATVLEAAEAAVSGLLGLASCVGCTFPVIASFVAGLAGGSSALTAAVYAFSIDVSTAVFVLAVGLLYWRPGFERYGSRR, from the coding sequence ATGAGCGTTTCGACGAGAATCACGACGTCGACCGCCGCCGGGATCGCGTTCTGGCTGTGGGTCGTCGTCGCCGAACTGCTGCTCGTCATCGGCTACTTCGCGTTCACGTCGGCGGAGCCGACGACCCTGCGTTACGCGTTCTACCCCTTCGTCTGGATCAACGTCGGATGCTGGAGCGTGCTACGGACGACGCCGACGGCCCCGGACCGACGTTCCCGATGGGTAGCCGCCGGCATCGCCCTCGTGTACTTCATCGCGCTGGCTGCGATCGCGGGATTGGTAGGTGTCCGCGCCCCGTCCGGCCTCGACCAGACTGGGGGGTTCCGCGTGGTGATGGCCTCGCCCGGGTGGGGGCCCGCGCTCGCGTACACCGCGTCATCGGCGTATCTGGTCGTCGTTCCCTATCTCGTCATCGGCTACGGATCGCTCGCCTATCTCGTCTACGCGACGGTTCTCGAGGCGGCCGAGGCCGCCGTCTCCGGACTCCTCGGACTCGCGTCGTGTGTCGGCTGTACGTTTCCCGTCATCGCCTCGTTCGTCGCAGGGCTGGCGGGCGGTTCCTCGGCCCTGACCGCCGCGGTGTATGCGTTCTCCATCGACGTCTCGACGGCCGTGTTCGTCCTCGCGGTCGGACTGCTGTACTGGCGACCCGGTTTCGAACGTTACGGCTCGCGGCGATAG
- a CDS encoding cytochrome C oxidase subunit IV family protein yields MASVRFYAGIYVLLIALATSKVIFFDFFGYWEAMAATMMAAVTKTLLIVGYYQHLRFEPRSLSYLVSMGFFAVLLLTVAAAYSLS; encoded by the coding sequence ATGGCCAGCGTGCGGTTCTACGCCGGGATCTACGTGCTGCTGATCGCGTTAGCGACCTCGAAAGTGATCTTCTTCGACTTCTTCGGCTACTGGGAAGCGATGGCGGCGACGATGATGGCGGCTGTTACGAAGACGCTCCTCATCGTGGGCTACTATCAGCACCTCCGCTTCGAACCACGGTCGCTTTCGTATCTCGTATCGATGGGGTTCTTCGCGGTGCTCCTCCTGACCGTTGCCGCGGCGTACTCGCTCTCGTGA